The Vigna angularis cultivar LongXiaoDou No.4 chromosome 6, ASM1680809v1, whole genome shotgun sequence genome contains the following window.
GTACAAGTGATTTTCATGGAAAAATAGTATTTCACTAAATTAAGgcctttgttttatttatttgacattaaTTCTATTACATATTTAAGAGTTAATCTCAAGAAGGGTAAAAtagtttaatgaaaaaattacatTCAAACTATTTTAGTTTGACCGTATTATCTTATAAGATCTCCAAGTAAAATATTAAGGGAATCTTTTGTACAATGATTGAACTAAAGTTACCCCATTATAAAAGAGTTGGAGGATTTGTTCACCACAAGTACATCtagtattgttatttttttcattaaaatacaaaaaaatggACTAGATGAACCAACATTGACTCCAATCAAAGACACCTGTATGTCCTCTACCATCCAACTAGCCTTATAAATAATACACAAGACAATTATAACTATAACACAGATCACATCTTGTCCTAGATTATAacaattcttataaaaaaaatgtgttctgAAAATGGAGATTTTTCTGTGCAAGTGACGAACGAAGAGGTGGTGGCAGCAGTGTTACCAATGCAGGAACATTGGCTTCCACTCTCTAACCTTGACCTGCTTCTACCTCCATTGGATGTAGGAGTATTCTTTTGCTACAAGAACCCTATTATCACATCCAAACCCATGGAAGATAGTGCCACCAACAAAATCAGCTTTGGAACCATGGTGGGGTCTTTGAAGAAGGCCTTGGCACAAACCCTAATCTCTTATTATGTGTTTGCAGGTGAAGTCATGCTCAACAGCATGGGTGAACCTGAAGTTCTCTGTAACAATCGTGGTGTTGATTTTGTTGAAGCTCAGGCAGATGTTGAACTCAAGAACCTCAACTTTTACAACCCAGACCAATCTATTGAAGGCAAGTTTGttccaaagaagaagaatggTGTGCTTGTTGTACAGGTAGTACATGCATTTAACTAAATAGTGGTTGATATGCATGATATATATACGTTGGTGGCTATGTCTTATGGTCTTTCAAACGGGATTCATACAAAAGATATAAGATATCTACAACACGcgttaaatttatataaataattattatcatctttaattttaaatcttaaaacaataaatttataaataaaaattatgttatagACTTTCTTATATTTATCACACTTAGAttcacatttttaatttttaatgatatgaactcatatatcacatttatgatataaataatttatgttctTTCTGTGCTAAAAGTTCTTAGGTGtctaaatatcatttttttttctttccgcGTGTTCACATGAACGGTGTTTAATGTCAAAACTTAGTACTtccttaaaagaacaaacaTTGGTCCAAGTTGAATTTTATCTAAGAGAATTGTATGTGTTCCAAATCTTGTAAGTTGTGTGTTGTAGTATAAAGGTGCCTATAATTAATGCCACCTACTTGCATTGTCAATGCAATCGGCAATCATCACACATGTATATAGATGACAGCGTAACGGAGATACATTTGATATGATTTTGTGGCTCAAGCCTAACCACGTTTCTATAATTTGCTTTTGAGGTTCTCAAATAGTATAGCATCCTTTtgtatatacataaataaatatatatatatatatatatatatatatatatatatatatatatatatatatatatacatatatacatatatacatatatatatacatatatatatatatatacatatatacatatatatatatatatatatatatatatcgaacatgttattaatattcattattttatatttttctataatattatatcatttatcctgcttaatttttctctttataaaatttaattaggtGTCTATTAGAATTGGTGTTCAcccaatttttttctcaatgcAAAGAGTGATATATAAAGTAAGGAGAATAGAAAGGATGGAAAAAGAGAGAGTTTTACTAAAATGTTTGTAATATTTTgtacaaatatataatgaatGTAATGTATATGAATCATAGCTTAAATTTTTATAcacatgaaaattaaatataataaaaactacaTAACTTATTATTATGATAAGTTTTATTATACTCATGATAAAACGGAGTATAGTTTAATACTTTCTGAATCTTTTCCTATTTTTCATAgcatttcttataaaaaaaattcttttttatcacattatttattatattttcatttcatttcttttagtatttcttttatttacgcATTCCACACAGAGCTATTAATTCTATTCAAGgaagaaatattattaaatattggaTATTTGCCTTAGGAAAAAAGTTTCTCTTCAATATACCTAACTCTAGGAAAATCATAACATGCAGTGAATTCAAAGATTCAGGCTTAATTAGTGCACTGAAAAATCAATACAAATGTATTAGCAACTGTTAAACGAACCGTTCTAAAAAGTCATTTACTGGGACTAATAAAAAACAGTTGATTAAGTTTAATTagtaatatcatataataagtttaaattttagttcAGAAGTATGCTGATAAAAAACATACAGAGCTTACAAAGTAACTAATTCATTGAATCAAGCTAATTCTTGACCACTTCTATTTGTAAAGGAACATTGTTTTCGTTCATacaaaaatttttttttaactactcatttaatatatatatatatatgaagaagAGTTTGTccattaatttagaatataatattttctatattttcataataatgttttcttaaaataatcaaatcctATATAAGAGGGAGAGATACTAAGAGATTTAGTGGGTTTCGAGTTGCAACAAACGTATTTTTATTGGTGTTGGAACAGGTTTGAATCacaatattaatattagaaTGTTTGTTTGGAACACAATTAGTGTTTGATTAATCCTATAGTCTTACTACACTCAAATGAAGTAGTTAGTATCTCAGTGGCTGTTGTTGTCGCATTAATCCCCGCATATAACGGAAACAAAAGTACGTATATAATACACTAATAATAGTTCACAATTTTGatgtcttatatttttaatttatttttagcatGTCACTGtcataacttatattttattttcaactttttctcccCCACTTTTTAATCAGCTAGGGAAAGAAATTAGGTGTTGAATCTTTTTCTGTGACGCAAAGTCAAATCCAGAAACCTAACTTAGCGAACTTACCCGAAAAATCATATCAAACATGTAcggtaacaaaaaaaatttcgaACAGAGAACgtgattattttactttaaattttgataacataatctttttattttttttaaagaataataaaatttcgACTGAATTCATTCAAATCAATcttaattgtattatttttttatgaaaatatgttatagtgaatatatataatttagcattttaatttgaagaattgatgtgtgtatatatatatatattttaaagttatgaTAATTAAATGTTTCAATTTCAGACCACCGCACTTAAGTGTGGAGGAATAATAGTGGCATGTACATTTGATCATCGCATATCAGATGCATATTCAACAAACATGTTTCTTGTTTCATGGGCTGCCATGGCCCACCCCACAATTACCATTCTCTCCACCACTTCCTGCCATCCATGTTTTCGTCGCTCTCTTCTCAATCCTCGTCGTCCAGGTTCCATCCACCCTTCTTTGAACCAAATGTACACTTCTATCTCCCATCTCCCTCTCCCTCCCCCTCCCACCACCACTGCCACCGCCACCGCTCTCCTTAGTCGTATATACTTTGTCACGGCAGAGCAACTTCACCATATGCAGTCCCTCGCCGTCACACGCACGAAGCTGGAGTGTTTCTCGGCTTTCTTGTGGAAGATGGTTGCATGTGCAGCTTCAAGAGACACAAATAGTAAAAGAGCTACTGTCAAAATGGGCATTGTGAttgatggaaggaagagactAGGCAATGGTGACAAAGAGAGCGAAGCAATGATGAAGTGTTACTTTGGGAACGTGCTTTCCATACCCTTTGGAGGGAAACTAGTTGAGGAGTTGGTGAAGGAGCCATTAGGGTACGTGGTCGAGGATGTTCACGAGTTTTTGTCGGTGGCCACCACGGAGGAGCATTTCTTAGGACTAATTGATTGGATGGAGGCTCAGAGGCCGATTCCTGGAGTGTCAAGAATTTATTGTAATCGTGCCGACGAGGGACCAGCCTTTGTGGTGTCGTCCGGTCAAAGGTTTCCAAAGGAGAAGGTGGATTTTGGGTGGGGGAAAGCAATTTTTGCATCGTACCATTTTCCTTGGGGCGGCGAAGCTGGTTATGTTATGCCAATGCCAAGTCCTTTGGAGAATGGTGATTGGGTTGTGTACATGTACCTTGCAAAGAAGCACTTGGACATCATAGAGACTGAAGCTGCTCATGTGTTTAAGCCCTTGACTTGGGATTACCTTAACAAATAATCGTTGATATGTTGTTGTTAAGTATGATGTTAATTTACTCTTTTATGTCTTTTTAACCAGCCATTTAGTTGTTGTAACAAAACTTATGTTTGGTGGTTGTTTTTTTCAAAGCTAGTAAAGTGTGATAAAACGTTAATCTGAAAGGGTTTGTTTTTCTTAAGATAAGATCATCTAACCAAATGTTGTTTTGAACCTAACATAACTTCTACAAGAAAATAATGACTTAATTGTCTAGGAAAATGTATTAGAAGTGTTAAATGTTATTCTTTTAATGTACATAACCGATCTAGAGTTTCTTATAACTAAGAAGGTCTAACGCATGTTTGATAAGCACTACATGAGATACATTTCATAACATAGTGTCTAATCATGAAAGcatcttgataaaaaaaaagttagacagtttaaaatacatatactaataaaaatatggATTTTACACTAATCTAAAATAAGTTTCTTATAATTACGatttaaacttgttaaaatatCAGGTATAAAAAATAACGTGATAgtaatatcataaataaaataaacttttttatatcgATTATACTAAAAACTGGTATAAAAATAGGATAATGGCAAAAGCGTgataaataataagtaattcTACATCTGTTAAACTCTAAATAGATATAAAAGGTCATTTTTTGTACCGACACTTAAAACCGGCATGGAATATAATATGCTGGCGCTTTTTCACACTTAACTTCTGCGCGTATCTTTATTTTCACGCTGCACTTCTAATTCTTCTTCGACAAGCTCCTCTATTTTCAGCGCGGAGTTCAAAATCGTCAACGTCTGCAACGCCGCGTCCCTTTCCAGTTCTCCAAATCATTGCTTCACTTCCGCGCGCGTCTTCACTTTCACGCCGCACTTCTTTTCCTTTGCTTCTAATTCGCCATTATCGTCGAATGCCACCACCGTGCCTTCCAAAACACAGCAACAACAAGCACAAGAGCATGCCTCTTTATGTGAAGAAGCTTCTAGAAAGTTTCCTTCTCTCATCGCTGAATCCGCGATCGTCACTAAAATAATCCATGTCGACGACATCATTCCCCTTTTCAAGGGCTTCAGAATTTGGCTCTCTGAACCTTCGATGCTCTCCTCCTCTCTCTCCCCGGGTTCGATTGTGTCGATAATCACCATTATGTTCGAATTGATACAATTCATTTCCCTCAACACTAATAAATCCCTAGGGTTTTGCTCTTCCTTTAATTAGAAGTTTTTGAGAAAATGATGTGGTTTGAAGtcatattttatgatttattattgtttttgtagAATCGCGATGCTCAGTCCTTGCTTCCTCTAACAGTGAAGCAAATATACGATGCGCTTCGAACAAACGATGATAAAGCCAATTTCATTGTTGACGGTGTGGACGTTAATAATGTACGTTCTCCTTGAATCTCTGTTGGTTAATTTGGTTAAAGTTTGGAGGTTCTGACAATTGGAGCAACTTTTACCGTGGTCATGGCAAAACCTTTTGCTGGGATTCGGTTTCCTACTATTCCTGTCGACCACAAGGCACATTGTAAGGTTCTATATCTCGAATACACGTATACATAGATTACTACTCTTTGCTCTAAGACAATTCAGCTACTTCTTGAATCATATCTACTGCATAACATCACTCCCTATTTTGTGTGTTTGCGTACATGAATATACAAGATTTATTTGTTAGTACTTTATATCTTGtattattgttttcaaattttttaatggtatttaatacatttaatatctatcaaGGTGGTGTGTTATggaaaagaaatgaagaacCTAATTTGATCAAATGCATTATAGAATTTGAAACAGATACACGATCACATCCTTCAATTTTCCAAGAGAAGCGAACCTTCTATATGACTCAGCCTGTGAAACTACTCTGATTATACCAAAGGAGTAATCTGCTTCCAATTCGGTTAGTATCTGGATCTCAGCCTTATATTCTTCTCACCtacaactttaaaatattttggtaCATATTTTCAAGAGAgcacaatttaattattaattgttttgttgCTAACTTGATAACTGAATCACACTGTCAAGCTACAAATGAGGAGGAAGTCTTCAAAATTCTAAATGAAAGATCCCTTTATCCTATAGGATGGATTCATGTATCTCTTCCTATCTTTCGGAGGGTCTGTGACTGTCTTTATCTCTATAGGAGTAGGATTTGGTGTGATTGATTACAACTTGTCATCTATATTGAACTTGTCATCTATACTGAAAGACTAACCCGTGCATTAGAAATTTTGAAGAAGTCAATTGTAGACTCTAGTGGACACTTTATTTTCGTTAACGGCTCAGATGTCTCTCCATTTCAATGGTCTAATGAGCATTCCTTTTTTGTTACTATTATTCTGTTACACATTACTATTAAAACTTGGTGTTGACaaagttgaaaatattgttcTAAAGGCATCTTTTTTCTAGAATTCACAGCATAGATGAAAGAACCCTGCAATCATTTATGAGGGGAAATTCCTATAGAGGAAGAATTACCACTCTAACATACCTGTAAGTTTATAAATAAGCTTGCTCATGTAGTTATTCTTTGAAACTAAATTTATGGCTCATATTTGATTGTGTTTGTGTCCTTATAATTTATGAGTACTGATGTTACTGCATAATGAGTTATACCGAAACTAATACTCCTACTCTGTATTTTGTATTGTCAAATCTTATACTACACTTCATTGCTTTTATTTTGATGTGAAGAGAAAAGAATGAAGGCGGGGAGTGAAAGTGTTTGTACTGGCTGCCTCACCTTTTCAGATCCAAAGGTCACTGCTTATAATAAAGTTATACGAATTTTTTATGCTCTAACGTGCTTCAACTTCCTTCTACTCTATAAAATGTCACTACACacactttttcaatttttaattttaacaaagaattttttaaaatctcaatttcatagtaaaaaaatatccctttcttaaaattattataatattaattaatttttcttctcaGTTATTAAATTTCACTTAATCATTACGAGGTTATGatcagttattatttttatatctcatatttaagaaataaataaattatatctattatttttttcaaacgaTGGTTTCTCAATAAGCATTTGTGATTATCtatagtttataatatatattttaattgtaatgGATGCAGGGGAGATGCTGGTTTCTCAAGTCAAATTTGCATTTGTATCTGGATTAGCAATAACCATTTAATTCATACTAGGTAGAAAatatcactttctttttctttatattgttctactgttttgttttattactcTAACCCTTTTGCATATATAAAATCAACATTCGGtgctattttataattttatttctaccTCCAATTTAAAGGTCTAATGGATGTGGAAAAGTGGTTCATAAGAGACTGGTTTGAGCTATTGACATGGCTGCATTTGAGTTTGATCTACTAGAAGAATATGATTCACGCTTTGAGAAACTGAGTCTAGGTGATAAATTGCCTATCAAATTCTCCAAGTGAGTAATTGTTAGAAAGACAAGTTATTGAATTATAGACAatgtaattgttaattttttaagttggaTTACAAACaatgtaattttcaatttctatgTATAACAGTTTCTAGATAATTAgatgtttcaatattacattttgagttgaaaaactattttatgtgtaattatattatgtaaatatatttaggaactttgttaggtaaatattacaTTGAGGAACTATTTTGATGTGTTACtaatgaaataatattgataatttttttttgttattgattatttatattgtattatgGAATTGAATTTATGCAAGTGTGAATATGGATAATGGcacatacaaatcaaatattcaaaaaaagtcttatttttatatatgttataatGGCATTAGGTATAAAAGTGAGTGggttttttcttaaacttttttatacttGTTGCCATAATGACAGATATGAATACCAACTTTTATATCTATTATAGACAGAACCGGTGtaaaaatgaacttttttaCACCTATTCTAAAACCggtttgaaaaattgaaaactttcTATACCTCCACTTTTATACCTACTcgaaaataggtataaaaaacctttttaacaagtataaaaaactttttttgcACTAATTACCTCGCAGCTTTGACATCGGTTCAATTGCAACCGAAGCATCAAGTGGCGCGGTGATATTTTTGCAATTATCTCaaacttatatgcctcggttcacagAGAATCGAGGCCTAAAGGGTCTATGACCTCAGTTGTTTACCAAGGCCATAGAGgcataaaataacttaatttttttttaatttttttgaggGGCTTTAGGCACCAGTTCTTAAAAGAACCGAGGCTATAGAGCCTTATCCACTTAGTTAATATTATAACCAAGgtaataacatatttttacgGTTAAATTTTGCAAACAGAGTTTCTTGCACATTTGAAACATTTGTATCTCCTATGTGTTGCTGCTCTCTCTCCACGCCTTCCAGACCATCATATtccatttctttcattttttttccttccgTTTTTCGTTGATTATGTTTATCTACTATTGTCTTTCATTTTTACCAATTAATTTTGTGCACAGGTGCTTTTTGTATGTTTATTGTCTTTCATTTTAAGGTTTTGATGTTTTCATTTcgcaaagtttgaaaaaaaaagtttaattcgtaaaaatagaaaatagtgTATAGATCGATTAACAAAGTTAAAGTTagagttttttaaaatatttttttaaaattcagatTACATATTTGTTTCTGGGTTTGTGTTCTTGTATATGCTTTGGAATGTTTGCATAAACaagcaattttttaaaaaaaaacatactttagaCAACAGTTTTgctaagaaccgaggcaaaaaaatGATCTATTGCCTCGATTTTGCACCCCAACCAAGGTCATTGACccttaaatcaattattttcaaGGGTTTACGGCCTTGGTTCAAACCAGAACCGAGgaaataaacctttttttttttttgctttactGCTTCGGGTTTTTTGAACCGAGGCCAAAGTCCAAACTTTTTACCTCGCTTGAATATACGTCGAAAAATTGAGAGTTTGTTTTGGAAAATCTGGCATTCATGGATAGGTCCTCTTTGCTCGTAGAAATATACAAGGAGAGATgataactttattaatttaacAGTCACTCAAAGTTATGTAAATTCTCTTACTTCAGTTTATTTTGAAGACATTAAATTCATGCTTCTTGTGTCTATGTAGGTTGTTGAGTATCGTGGTGTGAATGTAAGGCGTATTACTAATCTGAAGGAAGTAAAATATCATTCGGAAGATATTCAACTGTGTACCTTTGTTCTTTTGCATTTCTTAAGTTTATGATTGATTTATGTAATGTATTAGTTataaaagataatcaattcttaCTATTTGATAATTTGGTACTATTTTTGGCAATTTGATAGTTGTGTTTGAGTTTTATAAGCTATCGTAACTATTCATTGCAAATGTggaatcatttttttttataaaaccataaattacatacggatttttccgtatgtaattatatacagaatttatatatggattttttcgtatataattatatacagattttacaTAAAGATTTTTTCATAtgtaagttatatacggatatatccgtatataatctAGCTACGATAgttttatatatggatttttgtccgtatataGATTGTATGTAACCaagtattatatacggattttggacCTTATATACAGAATTTGGTTgtatgtaattttcttttttcttgttgtGACAATTAAGCACTAAAAAGAAGTCTCATCCattaaaaaagaatgaaaaaaattaagtaaaatgtctttggctacttatgtgcccaCAGCTGGCTCCTGCAACacaactttttgtacaaaaccagatttttttttcgtgtaatcgtttacatggtccttgtaatcaattacaatggCCAAAATGGCCTGCACTGGATTACCAAGGCATAACTTGGGCAAAAATGGTCATAGACTTCACCTACCTTGGTTCAAAAACATATACGGGCTTAGACGTTTGCTGACTCTTTTAATAAACTCaaaaatgatgtgattctttttttattagaaaataaactcaaaaagctttccaatgactactaatttgtaattttttgacaCTTGAGTAGgtacagttaattccttaaagttaacgttttatatattcctACCACCTCTGACCTTTACCAGTTGTTTTGCTTTTAACTTTCTCCAcggaactccaaatgagtttattccttttttattagaaaatagactcaaaaatatttccaatgactactaatttgtaattttcccatataaaataagaaacatgaaacaataacttgaaagtaaactcatttaggaagcttagaaaaacgttgtttttgggaaattaactgcatctagtaaagtggtctaaaaattatgggtttgtaatcattttaaatatatttgagtctagattccaacaaaataagaatcaactcatttggagttcggtgaagAAAGGTATGAGCAAAACAACTAGCAAAGGTCAGGGGTGGATGGAATGtgtaaaacgttaactttaagaaATTAACGGCACCTGCTCATATGtccaaaaatcataaattagTAGTCCTTGGAAATAGTTTTgagtatattt
Protein-coding sequences here:
- the LOC108341335 gene encoding coniferyl alcohol acyltransferase encodes the protein MCSENGDFSVQVTNEEVVAAVLPMQEHWLPLSNLDLLLPPLDVGVFFCYKNPIITSKPMEDSATNKISFGTMVGSLKKALAQTLISYYVFAGEVMLNSMGEPEVLCNNRGVDFVEAQADVELKNLNFYNPDQSIEGKFVPKKKNGVLVVQTTALKCGGIIVACTFDHRISDAYSTNMFLVSWAAMAHPTITILSTTSCHPCFRRSLLNPRRPGSIHPSLNQMYTSISHLPLPPPPTTTATATALLSRIYFVTAEQLHHMQSLAVTRTKLECFSAFLWKMVACAASRDTNSKRATVKMGIVIDGRKRLGNGDKESEAMMKCYFGNVLSIPFGGKLVEELVKEPLGYVVEDVHEFLSVATTEEHFLGLIDWMEAQRPIPGVSRIYCNRADEGPAFVVSSGQRFPKEKVDFGWGKAIFASYHFPWGGEAGYVMPMPSPLENGDWVVYMYLAKKHLDIIETEAAHVFKPLTWDYLNK